From Magnolia sinica isolate HGM2019 chromosome 13, MsV1, whole genome shotgun sequence, one genomic window encodes:
- the LOC131222448 gene encoding rhodanese-like domain-containing protein 9, chloroplastic isoform X2, whose protein sequence is MSGLVNCFTAFSSPRKSWVVFKINRAENASYTTIRQRRTNIRAEVSFVDGEEAKRLIVEEGYTVLDVRDRTQYDRAHIKSCYHTPLFIENKDNDIGTIIKRTVHNNFSGLFFGLPFTKLNPDFVKSVKGQFSSDSKLLLVCQEGLRSTAAANKLEQEGFQNLSCVTSGLQSVKPGTFESVGSTELQNAGKAGLVTVQGKISAILGTVLICLKV, encoded by the exons atGTCCGGCCTCGTTAATTGTTTCACGGCCTTCTCCTCTCCAAG GAAATCTTGGGTTGTATTCAAGATCAACCGTGCGGAAAATGCATCCTACACAACAATTCGTCAGCGGAGAACGAATATTAGAGCTGAAGTGAGTTTCGTGGATGGTGAAGAGGCAAAAAGATTGATTGTGGAAGAGGGTTATACAGTCTTGGATGTTCGAGACAGGACTCAGTATGATCGAGCGCATATCAAGTCATGTTATCACACGCCCCTCTTTATCGAGAACAAGGACAATGACATTG GCACAATTATCAAGCGTACTGTACACAACAACTTCTCAGGATTGTTCTTCGGGTTGCCATTCACTAAACTCAATCCAGATTTTGTTAAATCGGTGAAAGGGCAATTCTCATCCGACAGTAAATTGTTGCTTGTCTGTCAGGAAGGATTGAG GTCTACTGCAGCTGCTAATAAACTAGAGCAAGAAGGTTTCCAAAATCTTTCATGCGTTACATCAGGCCTTCAATCTGTAAAACCAG GAACATTCGAGTCCGTTGGTTCTACTGAGCTGCAAAACGCGGGCAAGGCAGGGCTTGTGACTGTCCAAGGCAAGATCTCAGCTATATTAGGAACCGTACTAATCT
- the LOC131222448 gene encoding rhodanese-like domain-containing protein 9, chloroplastic isoform X1, translating to MSGLVNCFTAFSSPRKSWVVFKINRAENASYTTIRQRRTNIRAEVSFVDGEEAKRLIVEEGYTVLDVRDRTQYDRAHIKSCYHTPLFIENKDNDIGTIIKRTVHNNFSGLFFGLPFTKLNPDFVKSVKGQFSSDSKLLLVCQEGLRSTAAANKLEQEGFQNLSCVTSGLQSVKPGTFESVGSTELQNAGKAGLVTVQGKISAILGTVLICAYLFITFFPEQAEKLLEMSPAS from the exons atGTCCGGCCTCGTTAATTGTTTCACGGCCTTCTCCTCTCCAAG GAAATCTTGGGTTGTATTCAAGATCAACCGTGCGGAAAATGCATCCTACACAACAATTCGTCAGCGGAGAACGAATATTAGAGCTGAAGTGAGTTTCGTGGATGGTGAAGAGGCAAAAAGATTGATTGTGGAAGAGGGTTATACAGTCTTGGATGTTCGAGACAGGACTCAGTATGATCGAGCGCATATCAAGTCATGTTATCACACGCCCCTCTTTATCGAGAACAAGGACAATGACATTG GCACAATTATCAAGCGTACTGTACACAACAACTTCTCAGGATTGTTCTTCGGGTTGCCATTCACTAAACTCAATCCAGATTTTGTTAAATCGGTGAAAGGGCAATTCTCATCCGACAGTAAATTGTTGCTTGTCTGTCAGGAAGGATTGAG GTCTACTGCAGCTGCTAATAAACTAGAGCAAGAAGGTTTCCAAAATCTTTCATGCGTTACATCAGGCCTTCAATCTGTAAAACCAG GAACATTCGAGTCCGTTGGTTCTACTGAGCTGCAAAACGCGGGCAAGGCAGGGCTTGTGACTGTCCAAGGCAAGATCTCAGCTATATTAGGAACCGTACTAATCT GTGCATATCTTTTTATAACCTTCTTCCCAGAACAAGCAGAAAAGCTACTCGAGATGAGCCCTGCAAGCTAG